The following proteins are encoded in a genomic region of Thioclava nitratireducens:
- a CDS encoding lysophospholipid acyltransferase family protein yields the protein MNQESDIAIEAAQAVSKPYDKRRLSYAGTFSNPFKVGTIRTLEWMTAKAQLLHLIRKFEKRGAPVGAEFWPQALDVMGIEVKTPPEQIAHIPKEGPLVVVANHPHGLVDGMVLAYLIGQVRDDFLILTRSLLTGIPEVEQYMLPVPFPHEPNAREDSLKMRAACMAQLKRGGVVVLFPAGQVAHSETLMGPVIEQEWNPFTAKMLARSNASVLPIHFPGQNSRAYQIANKLSATVRQGLLLYEIKRALNKPQNPAIGPAKRPEEIAEALKNPRKFLADLRAETLAL from the coding sequence ATGAACCAAGAGAGCGACATCGCAATCGAAGCCGCGCAAGCCGTATCGAAGCCGTATGATAAGCGTCGCCTGTCCTATGCGGGAACGTTTTCCAACCCGTTCAAGGTCGGCACGATCCGCACTCTGGAATGGATGACGGCGAAGGCGCAGCTTCTGCACCTGATCCGCAAGTTCGAGAAACGCGGCGCCCCGGTCGGGGCCGAGTTCTGGCCGCAAGCGCTCGACGTGATGGGGATCGAGGTCAAGACGCCACCAGAACAGATCGCCCATATCCCGAAAGAGGGGCCGTTGGTTGTTGTCGCCAACCACCCGCATGGGCTGGTGGACGGGATGGTGCTGGCCTACCTGATCGGCCAAGTGCGCGACGATTTCCTGATCCTTACCCGCTCGCTGCTGACCGGGATTCCCGAGGTCGAGCAATACATGCTGCCCGTGCCCTTCCCGCACGAGCCCAATGCCCGCGAAGACAGTCTCAAGATGCGCGCGGCCTGCATGGCGCAGCTCAAGCGCGGTGGCGTTGTGGTGCTGTTCCCTGCGGGGCAGGTTGCCCATTCCGAGACGCTGATGGGCCCGGTGATCGAGCAGGAATGGAATCCCTTCACCGCGAAGATGCTCGCCCGGTCGAACGCCTCGGTGCTGCCGATCCACTTCCCGGGGCAGAATTCGCGCGCCTATCAGATCGCCAACAAGCTGAGCGCGACGGTGCGTCAGGGGCTTCTGCTGTACGAGATCAAACGCGCGCTGAACAAGCCGCAGAACCCCGCGATTGGCCCGGCAAAGCGGCCCGAAGAGATTGCCGAGGCCCTGAAGAACCCGCGCAAGTTCCTTGCGGATCTGCGGGCGGAAACCCTGGCGCTGTAA
- a CDS encoding HPr family phosphocarrier protein gives MSVTRELEIVNEKGLHARASARFVEVVEDHDARATVAKDGQSVSGDSIMGLLMLAASRGTTIEVTTSGAEAEKLADALQALVADKFGEGM, from the coding sequence ATGTCCGTGACCCGCGAATTGGAGATCGTGAACGAGAAAGGCCTGCATGCGCGCGCCTCCGCCCGTTTCGTCGAGGTTGTCGAGGATCACGACGCCCGCGCCACGGTGGCGAAGGACGGCCAGTCGGTCTCGGGCGACTCGATCATGGGGCTTTTGATGTTGGCAGCTTCGCGTGGAACCACTATTGAAGTGACGACAAGCGGGGCCGAAGCCGAAAAGCTCGCCGATGCGCTTCAGGCATTGGTGGCCGACAAATTCGGCGAAGGTATGTGA
- a CDS encoding PTS sugar transporter subunit IIA, translated as MIGIVIVAHGGLAREYLAAIEHVVGPQRGIRAITIEDDHDRAGKQAEIRAAADAVDDGTGVVVVTDMFGGSPSNLSLMACEARDREIIYGANLPLLIKLAKSRSLAVHAAVEAALDAGRKYINSYNAQAGVVKCP; from the coding sequence GTGATCGGTATCGTGATCGTGGCACATGGTGGTCTGGCGCGCGAATATCTCGCCGCTATAGAGCATGTCGTGGGCCCGCAGCGCGGCATTCGTGCCATCACGATCGAGGATGATCACGACCGCGCGGGCAAGCAGGCGGAGATTCGCGCCGCCGCCGATGCGGTCGATGACGGCACAGGTGTCGTGGTTGTGACCGACATGTTCGGCGGCTCGCCCTCCAACTTGTCGCTGATGGCCTGCGAGGCGCGCGACCGCGAAATCATCTACGGCGCGAACCTGCCGCTTCTGATCAAACTGGCGAAATCGCGCAGCCTCGCCGTGCATGCCGCGGTCGAGGCCGCGCTCGATGCCGGGCGCAAATATATCAACAGTTACAACGCCCAAGCGGGAGTGGTGAAATGTCCGTGA